In Phocoena sinus isolate mPhoSin1 chromosome 10, mPhoSin1.pri, whole genome shotgun sequence, a single genomic region encodes these proteins:
- the LOC116760275 gene encoding THO complex subunit 7 homolog, translated as MGSVTDDEIIRKRLLIDGDGAGDDRRINLLVKSFIKWCYSGSQEEEYSQYQRMLITLSQCEFSMRKTLLVYDMNLRETENYEKTYKEIECSIAEAREKIAECKRQILQAKRIRKNHQEYDALVKVIHHYPDRCETLKELEALRKELEHLSHIKESVEDTLELRKKQFYVLLTVLHELKQTLENHEKPSKVEAAQETSMETDPKP; from the coding sequence ATGGGGTCCGTGACTGACGACGAAATCATACGGAAGCGTCTCCTAATTGATGGAGATGGCGCTGGAGATGATCGGAGAATTAATCTGCTAGTGAAAAGTTTCATTAAATGGTGCTACTCtggatcccaggaagaggaatACAGCCAGTACCAACGTATGCTGATCACGCTGTCCCAATGTGAATTTTCAATGCGCAAAACCTTGCTGGTATATGATATGAATCTCAGAGAAAcggaaaattatgaaaaaactTACAAAGAAATAGAATGTAGCATTGCTGAAGCACGTGAAAAAATTGCTGAGTGCAAAAGGCAAATTCTTCAAGCAAAACGAATACGAAAAAATCACCAAGAATATGATGCATTGGTAAAAGTGATCCACCATTATCCAGACAGGTGTGAGACATTAAAGGAACTAGAGGCCCTGCGTAAAGAATTAGAGCATCTTTCACATATTAAAGAAAGTGTTGAAGATACGCTGGAATTGAGAAAGAAACAGTTTTACGTTCTTCTTACTGTCCTCCATGAACTTAAGCAAACACTGGAAAATCATGAAAAGCCCTCAAAGGTAGAAGCAGCTCAAGAAACAAGCATGGAAACTGATCCTAAACCGTAG